One Argiope bruennichi chromosome 5, qqArgBrue1.1, whole genome shotgun sequence DNA segment encodes these proteins:
- the LOC129969041 gene encoding zinc finger protein 182-like translates to MAQQYRLKWSNHMSNVVDMVKELFSTETLVDVTLACDGMSIKAHKVILSACSPFFQTLLSENPCKHPIIIIPHMKYSELKPLVEFMYEGEVSVTRDQLATLTKHAQQLRIKGLAEISFGKTFINESPGAADLAFNPPGEVSSSNEYPGDNVPEQCLSSFNYNDNSKEEKAKAQSSDIEELTNNILINANNHYEASQSNDSFQNSVLPESADIDHFQIESSKSLEQITMPNHFSDVANDLTTLQSQEKNPESNIDCFSDASQMSMPFETIDSSDQPETLEDIKSELIESDPSISPIPGPSHDIEDPMMMDQSSISSHADLYEESNASFAPIDYQPQGNTSVIRTICFSKTVPDNEEAKNGGVPITRKKWKYRCYRCNLLVASRGHLDIHMRTHTGERPFSCHICGKTAVRQHDLQLHMRTHSGIKPYVCPICGMKFNNSSNYRRHYKRRHPSAERIVQVCKVCNEQFDSKELLNGHLINQHSIENCHVCVICQKSYKRQYDLKTHLRVHSKEKPYACKVCYKCFSYKSNQIRHIRLHFNKSKNNSDSERQQENDDDPDFMPETDP, encoded by the exons ATGGCTCAACAATACCGTTTGAAATGGAGTAATCACATGAGTAATGTAGTAGATATGGTCAAGGAACTTTTTTCAACTGAAACATTGGTTGATGTTACCCTTGCCTGTGATGGAATGAGTATAAAAGCACACAAAGTAATACTTTCTGCTTGTAGTCCATTCTTCCAGACATTGCTTTCAGAGAATCCCTGCAAACATCCCATAATAATCATACCTCATATGAAATATAGTGAGCTGAAACCACTTGTAGAATTTATGTATGAAGGTGAAGTAAGTGTGACTCGTGACCAATTAGCTACTCTTACAAAACATGCACAGCAATTAAGAATTAAAGGGCTTGCTGAAATATCCTTTGGAAAGACTTTCATTAATGAATCACCTGGTGCAGCAGATCTTGCATTTAATCCACCTGGGGAAGTTTCATCTTCTAATGAATATCCAGGAGATAATGTACCTGAACAGTGTCTGAGTAGCTTTAACTATAATGATAATTCCAAAGAAGAAAAAGCTAAAGCTCAGTCATCAGATATTGAAGAATTAAcaaacaacattttaataaatgcaaataaccATTATGAGGCGTCCCAAAGTAATGATTCTTTCCAGAATTCTGTACTACCTGAATCAGCTGATATAGATCATTTTCAGATTGAATCATCAAAATCTCTAGAACAAATCACCATGCCTAATCAT ttcTCAGATGTTGCAAACGATTTGACTACTCTACAATCTCAAGAGAAGAATCCTGAAAGCAACATTGACTGTTTTTCAGATGCAAGTCAAATGTCAATGCCTTTTGAAACTATAGACTCAAGTGATCAACCAGAAACTCTAGAAG atATTAAGTCTGAACTTATTGAATCAGATCCATCTATATCACCAATTCCTGGTCCCTCACATGATATTGAAGATCCTATGATGATGGACCAATCTAGTATATCTTCTCATGCAGATCTATATGAGGAAAGCAATGCAAGCTTTGCACCAATAGATTATCAGCCACAAG GAAATACTTCAGTTATAAGGacaatatgtttttcaaaaactgtgCCAGACAATGAAGAAGCTAAAAATGGTGGAGTTCCCATAACAAGGAAGAAATGGAAATACAGGTGCTACAGATGTAACTTATTAGTAGCATCAAGAGGCCATTTAGACATTCATATGCGTACACACACTGGAGAAAGGCCATTTAGTTGTCACATTTGTGGCAAAACAGCCGTAAGACAGCATGATTTACAATTACACATGCGAACACATTCAGGAATCAAACCATATGTTTGTCCTATTTgtggaatgaaatttaataattcaagtaATTATCGACGACATTATAAAAGACGTCATCCTTCTGCTGAAAGAATAGTTCAGGTTTGTAAAGTATGTAATGAACAATTTGACAGTAAAGAACTACTGAATGGCCATTTGATTAATCAGCATTCAATAGAAAATTGTCATGTTTGTGTCATATGCCAAAAGAGTTACAAAAGACAGTATGACTTAAAAACTCATCTGCGAGTTCACTCTAAAGAAAAGCCGTATGCTTGTAAAGTATGCTACAAGTGTTTCAGTTACAAGAGTAACCAGATTAGACACATTCGGCTACATTTCAATAagtcaaaaaataattctgattcgGAGAGACAACAGGAAAATGATGATGATCCAGATTTTATGCCTGAGACAGATCCATGA